From the Methanobacterium sp. CWC-01 genome, the window GAAGACCAGTTCGGTGGATCTCAGAGGGCAGCTATCTGTGCAGCAGCATCCGGTTGTTCCACTGGTTACGCCACTGGAAACGCTCAGACTGCTCTTAGTGGATGGTACCTGTCAATGTACCTGCACAAAGAACAGCACTCCAGGCTCGGATTCTATGGATACGACCTGCAGGACCAGTGTGGTGCATCCAACGTATTCTCCATCCGTGGAGACGAAGGATTACCACTGGAACTGAGAGGAGCCAACTACCCCAACTACGCCATGAACGTGGGTCACCAAGGGGAATACGCCGGTATCTCTCAGGCTGCACACGCCGCCCGTGGAGACGCATTTGTACTTAACCCACTGGTTAAAATTGCCTTTGCCGACGACAACCTGACCTTCGACTTCTCCGAAGTAAGGGCCAACTTTGCCAAAGGTGCTCTACGAGAATTCGAACCAGACGGTGAAAGAGCTTTAATTAGCCCAGCAAAATAGGTGTTACGCAAACACCTATTTTTTTTATTTATTTAAAAAATTAAGAGGAGGAATTATATGGAGGCTATGATAGCAGGATTAGGTGTTGTTGCTCTTATGGGTGCAGCTGCTACCATTGCTGGTGCTGCAGAGGATCTGGAATCCGACGTTGGTTCACAGAGTAACCCCAACTCTCAGGTACAACTGGCACCCCAGATGGGTAACTTACACAGAATGTTCAACAAGGCTGTCTCAGGCGAACCCGTCTCCATGGGTACATGGGCCGGTATAGCTGGTGGCGTAGCTTTTGTTCTATTAAATTCACTCAGCCTACCTGTCATATTGTCTATTGCATCAGGAGCAGCCATAGCAGCTTTGGTTCATGCCACTTTCGCTACTTCATCCCATTTGGGAAGGATAGTGAGTCAATCTCAATTTAATCAACCACTGTTCCTGGATGTTGTTACCCAGCACTTAGGACCAATTGCTGGCCACGGATTTATTACAACGTTCTGTATAGTAGGATTATCATACCTGATGACTTTACAAATACCAGGTTTCGCTCACCCCTTCGCATTGCCATTTTTAGCAGTTTTATGGGGTATAACCATCGGAGCCATTGGTTCATCAACT encodes:
- the mtrE gene encoding tetrahydromethanopterin S-methyltransferase subunit E; the protein is MEAMIAGLGVVALMGAAATIAGAAEDLESDVGSQSNPNSQVQLAPQMGNLHRMFNKAVSGEPVSMGTWAGIAGGVAFVLLNSLSLPVILSIASGAAIAALVHATFATSSHLGRIVSQSQFNQPLFLDVVTQHLGPIAGHGFITTFCIVGLSYLMTLQIPGFAHPFALPFLAVLWGITIGAIGSSTGDVHYGAEREYQQYPFGGGIPVAIHGDITRQSELGPRNSIDVVYFCAKFGGPVTGFAFGLIVFLSFWVTLVFGLAGGVVASFVIVLLLIYINNRIEVFARNKYGPYKE